The DNA sequence GCGTCCCTCGGCGCCGCCCCTTGTCGCCGTCATTACTGACATCTAACATTTCAGTTCGTGGAGGCGATACGACCCGTAGCCCGCACCCTGCTCAGGGACCGGGCCTACGAAGCGATCCGGGACGCCATCGTGGCCGGGGAGATCGAACCCGGCACGGTGGTGCGGGACGCCGATCTCGCCGAGCGGCTCGGGCTGTCCCGGGCGCCGGTGCGCGAGGCGTTCTCGCGTCTCGTGGACGAGGGGCTGCTGGAGAGCAAGCCGCAGAGCCACACGCGCGTGACGTCGGTCGTCGCCGCCGACGTGCGCGACGCGGCCGCCGTGGTCGGCGCCATGCACGAGCTGGTGACTCGGGTCGCCGTACCCCGGCTGGCCGCGGCGGACGTGGAGATCATGCGCGCCGCCAACGAGCGCTTCGCGACCGCCTTCGCCGCCGGCGAGGTGGATCTCGCCCTGCGGGCCGACGACGAACTGCACGACGTGCTGGTGCGGGTGAGCGGCAACCGCGCGGCCGCCGCCACCGTCGCCCGCTACACCCCGCTCATCCGCCGCCTGGAGCGCCGGCGCTTCGGCGAGGGCGGGACCTGCCGTTCGGCCGGGCTGCACGAGCGGTTGATCGAGACGTGCGCGGCCGGTGACGTGGACGAGGCGGTCCGGGTCACGGCGGAGATCTGGCGAGGGCTCGCCGAACTCGCCGACAGCGACTGACCCTTCCCGGGAGGATCCCCATGTCCCTTTCCTCGTACGACCGTTACCCTCTCCTCTTCGGCCCGTCCCCCGTGCACCCCCTGGAGCGCCTGACCGCCCACCTCGGCGGAGCCTCCCTCTGGGCCAAGCGCGAGGACTGCAACTCCGGTGTCGCGTACGGCGGCAACAAGACCCGCAAGCTGGAGTACCTGGTCGCCGACGCGCTCGCGAAGGGCTGCGACACGCTCGTCTCGATCGGC is a window from the Streptomyces sp. NBC_00299 genome containing:
- a CDS encoding GntR family transcriptional regulator, whose product is MEAIRPVARTLLRDRAYEAIRDAIVAGEIEPGTVVRDADLAERLGLSRAPVREAFSRLVDEGLLESKPQSHTRVTSVVAADVRDAAAVVGAMHELVTRVAVPRLAAADVEIMRAANERFATAFAAGEVDLALRADDELHDVLVRVSGNRAAAATVARYTPLIRRLERRRFGEGGTCRSAGLHERLIETCAAGDVDEAVRVTAEIWRGLAELADSD